One genomic segment of Ricinus communis isolate WT05 ecotype wild-type chromosome 3, ASM1957865v1, whole genome shotgun sequence includes these proteins:
- the LOC8274206 gene encoding class V chitinase CHIT5, with the protein MANPKTVISPLIFLMLYTATFIRTADCDFFAQLIPISLAPSPYPIPRLDWSSPSPRPATPSYFPDPSSPSYPAIASPPAVPVSPSYPGTPFYPAEPTSPSKSMPEAPAANSPTYPVVSSPPAISVSPSYPVVPASPSEPSSEAPAANAPAISPTAPPPPPYPSQPPVGYDYQGIKAAYWPSFSGLDASAIDTTYFTHIYYAFLLLDPVTYKLDVTPFDQEKIPGFISTLRARNHPVTILLSIGGADINQTKYFSIMSSSRETREGFISSTIEVARNYGFDGLDLDWESPANDQEMLDLALLLSEWRNSLDLEATTTGQPRLLLSSAVYYSSRFTSYGEPRSYPVQAMNDFLDWINPMCYDYHGAWANFTGPNSALFDPYSNVSTSYGIGSWIESGVLPEKIVMGLPLYGRTWTLQNPNDHGIGARAISAGPGDGVLSYSQIMEFNSINKGAVHFDGATVSYYSTSGDSWIGYDDTISVDWKVRFARSRGLGGYFFWALGMDLDWTISRLASNSWDRK; encoded by the exons ATGGCGAACCCAAAAACAGTCATTTCCCCTCTCATTTTCCTGATGCTATACACTGCTACGTTCATTAGGACTGCCGATTGTGACTTCTTTGCTCAGTTAATTCCTATATCCCTTGCCCCATCTCCGTATCCAATCCCGAGACTTGATTGGTCTTCTCCAAGTCCAAGACCTGCTACGCCTTCCTATTTTCCGGATCCAAGTTCTCCTAGTTATCCCGCAATAGCCTCTCCTCCGGCCGTACCTGTTTCTCCTTCTTACCCTGGAACGCCTTTTTATCCTGCAGAACCTACTTCTCCATCAAAATCCATGCCTGAAGCACCTGCTGCAAATTCTCCTACTTATCCTGTAGTATCCTCTCCTCCGGCCATATCTGTTTCTCCTTCTTATCCTGTAGTACCTGCTTCTCCATCAGAACCCTCATCTGAAGCACCTGCAGCAAATGCTCCTGCTATTTCTCCAACAGccccaccaccaccaccatacCCGTCACAACCACCAGTAGGTTATGATTATCAAGGAATCAAAGCAGCTTACTGGCCATCATTCAGTGGACTCGATGCGTCTGCTATCGACACTACATATTTTACTCATATTTATTATGCATTCTTGTTACTTGATCCTGTCACCTACAAACTTGACGTTACACCATTTGATCAAGAAAAGATACCTGGGTTCATCAGCACTCTTCGAGCCCGAAACCATCCTGTCACTATTCTATTGTCTATAGGAGGTGCTGATATTAACCAAACTAAGTACTTCTCGATAATGTCGAGTAGCAGAGAAACACGAGAAGGTTTTATCAGCTCAACTATTGAAGTTGCTAGAAATTATGGATTTGATGGGCTCGACTTGGACTGGGAATCCCCTGCAAATGATCAAGAGATGTTAGATTTGGCTTTATTATTGAGTGAATGGAGAAACTCTTTAGACCTTGAAGCTACAACAACTGGACAACCGCGTCTTTTGCTATCTTCTGCTGTCTACTACTCTTCAAGATTTACTAGTTATGGTGAGCCTAGATCCTACCCAGTTCAAGCTATGAATGATTTTCTTGACTGGATTAATCCTATGTGCTATGATTATCATGGTGCATGGGCGAACTTCACTGGCCCAAATTCAGCcctatttgatccttacagTAATGTGAGTACTAGTTACGGTATCGGGTCATGGATCGAATCGGGTGTATTGCCTGAAAAGATTGTGATGGGGCTACCACTGTACGGTCGGACCTGGACACTCCAGAATCCGAATGATCACGGGATTGGAGCAAGAGCTATTAGTGCAGGACCCGGAGATGGGGTTTTAAGTTATAGTCAAATTATGGAATTTAACAGTATCAACAAGGGAGCAGTTCATTTTGATGGAGCAACTGTGTCATATTATTCTACTTCCGGGGATTCTTGGATTGGCTATGATGATACCATTTCTGTGGATTGGAAGGTCCGGTTTGCTCGCTCACGAGGCTTGGGTGGATACTTCTTTTGGGCTCTTGGCATGGACTTGGACTGGACTATCTCAAGACTag CTTCAAATTCATGGGATCGCAAGTGA
- the LOC8274204 gene encoding brassinosteroid-related acyltransferase 1, producing the protein MASQHENRIATVAITKKVSVYPKILHPHRILNLSNLDRQCPMLMYLVFFYKPSHVYDNLSFDSVFSSLKSGLEETLSVWYPAAGRLSLNPNDGKLNLCCNNEGAILTEAVTQIKISELGDLSQYSEFFEKLVSKPVFSRNFSDMPLVVAQVTKFGCGGYSVGVGTSHSLFDGPATFDFLCAWASNSAIMKAKGSNPALQKPVLERGPLLLVGNSHAQKAKMRAAAIDHLYQLIQQVVVADQNLVTDQGRFGDQNPYVLKTFHLSGAMIENLKMKILGAKRGSFSCTSFEAVTAHLWKARTKAVGVKKERMVCLQFSMDIRNKMVPSLPKGFSGNAYVLVSVTLRAGELEEGSHEAIIEKIKQAKNTVNGDYVNAYTEALDQGPKGTLPPLKELTLVSDWTRMPFHKVDFLHGDAAYASPLVSPIPQVAYFMQNPIDFRGIDVRIGLPPQALDAFSHCFLMNVL; encoded by the exons ATGGCCTCCCAACATGAAAATCGTATAGCAACAGTTGCTATTACAAAAAAAGTTTCTGTATATCCAAAAATCCTTCACCCTCATAGAATTCTCAACCTTTCCAACTTGGATAGGCAGTGTCCTATGCTCATGTACctggttttcttttataaacctTCTCATGTTTATGACAACTTGTCATTCGACTCAGTTTTTAGTAGCTTGAAATCTGGCTTGGAAGAGACCTTGTCGGTTTGGTACCCCGCAGCCGGCAGGTTGAGCTTGAATCCAAATGATGGAAAACTAAACCTTTGCTGCAACAATGAAGGTGCAATCCTAACCGAGGCAGTgacacaaataaaaatttcagagCTTGGTGACCTCTCTCAGTATAGTGAATTCTTTGAAAAACTGGTTTCTAAACCAGTTTTCAGCAGAAACTTCTCTGATATGCCTTTGGTTGTTGCTCAG GTGACAAAATTTGGTTGTGGAGGCTATTCGGTGGGTGTAGGCACGAGCCACTCCTTATTTGATGGACCAGCCACCTTTGATTTTCTATGTGCATGGGCTTCTAATTCTGCAATTATGAAAGCAAAGGGTAGTAATCCTGCGCTACAAAAACCAGTTCTTGAGAGAGGGCCATTACTACTAGTGGGTAACTCTCATGCTCAAAAGGCTAAGATGAGAGCTGCAGCTATAGATCATCTTTATCAGTTGATACAACAAGTTGTTGTTGCTGATCAGAATCTGGTTACAGATCAAGGGCGGTTTGGAGATCAAAACCCATATGTTCTAAAGACTTTTCATCTGAGTGGTGCAATGATTGAAAACTTGAAGATGAAAATATTGGGTGCTAAGAGAGGCAGCTTCTCATGTACATCCTTCGAGGCTGTCACTGCTCACCTATGGAAG GCCAGGACAAAGGCTGTAGgagtaaagaaagaaagaatggtGTGCCTGCAATTTTCCATGGATATAAGGAATAAGATGGTGCCCTCACTGCCTAAAGGTTTCAGCGGCAATGCTTATGTTCTGGTATCGGTTACCTTAAGAGCCGGAGAATTGGAAGAAGGAAGCCATGAAGCCATAATAGAGAAGATAAAACAAGCCAAGAACACTGTTAATGGAGACTATGTGAATGCATATACGGAGGCACTAGATCAAGGACCAAAAGGCACTCTGCCTCCCCTGAAGGAGCTAACATTAGTCTCAGACTGGACAAGGATGCCATTCCACAAGGTTGATTTTCTACATGGAGATGCAGCCTATGCATCTCCTCTTGTCTCTCCAATTCCTCAGGTTGCTTATTTTATGCAGAATCCAATTGATTTCAGGGGCATTGATGTGAGGATTGGTTTGCCTCCACAGGCTCTCGATGCTTTCTCTCACTGTTTCCTCATGAATGTGCTATGA
- the LOC8274205 gene encoding two-component response regulator ARR12, whose product MTVEQGAGEAKDQFPIGMRVLAVDDDPTCLLVLETFLRRCQYHVTTTSQAISALKMLRENKNKFDLVISDVHMPDMDGFKLLELVGLEMDLPVIMLSAYSDPKLVMKGITHGACDYLLKPVRIEELKNIWQHVIRRKKVDNKDQNNFDNQDKLPRGSGEATADQKLNKKRKDQNEDEDEDRDEHGHENEDPTTQKKPRVVWSVELHRKFVAAVNQLGVDKAVPKKILDLMNVEKLTRENVASHLQKYRLYLKRISTVANQQANMVAALGSSDASYLQMGSGLGFQGIAGAGQFHNATFRPLPPSGMLGRLNSPAGLGMRGLPSPGVIQLGQLQGTGHSSNNQSHFQMAVHPGNAGNVLQGMPTSLELDQIQSNKGVTYIRELPTDINDATAFSVSGGFSDTKIMVGSSNSSFLGASNKPLMLEGNTQGAQDGKEFGKHSSLTVASLDSGFSSHLPDPGRCNDNWSSAVQSNGVQSTSFALNDCFRQTTLHPNNSRDSMSTMGLQNGNNAPDISSISTLPIHLQESKADLQCQITSIRSNAGQIINNAPQGWDDQRQDSMYHSNAVHSSVNTANPIPGTGTLMGHSLDPKNTIFHRTTSFNSTRQTNFIDMPLMKHNDVENLSMEILMRSNEGYVMAQQKLQSSYVSDNFGSLEDLANVMVKQEQDKAGLTEGEFQCGAYSLRTCM is encoded by the exons ATGACTGTAGAGCAAGGAGCTGGAGAAGCTAAAGACCAATTTCCAATTGGCATGCGGGTTTTGGCTGTTGATGATGACCCGACTTGTCTCTTGGTGCTTGAGACCTTTCTTCGTAGATGCCAATATCATG TTACCACGACAAGTCAGGCAATATCAGCATTGAAGATGttgagagaaaacaagaacaagtttGACCTGGTTATCAGTGATGTTCATATGCCAGATATGGATGGTTTTAAATTGCTGGAGCTCGTGGGGCTTGAGATGGACCTACCTGTCATAA TGTTGTCGGCATATAGTGACCCAAAGCTTGTAATGAAGGGAATTACTCATGGAGCTTGTGATTATTTGCTGAAGCCTGTTCGAATCGAGGAGTTAAAGAACATCTGGCAACACGTAATCAGGAGAAAAAAAGTTGATAACAAGGACCAGAATAACTTTGATAACCAAGACAAGCTTCCTCGGGGGAGTGGTGAAGCTACAGCTGATCaaaagcttaataaaaaaaggaaggacCAGAATGAAGATGAGGATGAGGATCGCGATGAGCATGGACATGAAAATGAGGATCCCACAACTCAGAAGAAACCTCGAGTTGTTTGGTCAGTGGAGCTGCATCGCAAGTTTGTTGCAGCAGTTAATCAATTAGGCGTTGACA AAGCTGTGCCTAAAAAGATTCTCGATTTGATGAATGTTGAAAAGCTTACCAGAGAAAATGTTGCGAGCCATCTCCAG AAATACAGGCTTTACCTTAAAAGGATCAGCACTGTGGCAAATCAGCAGGCTAATATGGTGGCAGCTTTAGGCAGTTCAGATGCTTCGTATTTACAAATGGGTTCTGGACTTGGATTCCAAGGTATAGCTGGAGCTGGGCAGTTTCATAATGCAACTTTCAGACCTCTTCCTCCAAGTGGGATGCTTGGTAGACTGAATTCTCCTGCTGGTCTTGGTATGCGTGGTCTTCCATCTCCTGGTGTGATTCAATTGGGTCAGTTACAAGGCACAGGTCACTCGAGCAACAACCAAAGCCACTTCCAGATGGCTGTACATCCTGGAAATGCTGGAAATGTACTTCAAGGGATGCCAACTTCATTAGAACTTGATCAAATACAATCCAACAAAGGTGTTACCTATATCAGAGAACTTCCTACAGATATTAATGATGCAACTGCTTTCTCTGTTTCCGGTGGCTTCTCGGATACAAAGATAATGGTTGGAAGCTCAAACAGTTCTTTCCTTGGTGCTTCAAACAAACCTCTGATGTTAGAAGGGAACACTCAAGGAGCTCAAGATGGTAAAGAATTCGGAAAACATTCTTCTCTTACTGTGGCCTCGTTAGACTCAGGATTTTCTTCTCATCTTCCAGATCCCGGTAGATGTAATGACAACTGGTCAAGTGCTGTTCAGTCGAATGGGGTCCAATCAACTTCTTTTGCCTTAAATGATTGCTTTAGGCAAACTACTCTACATCCTAATAACAGCAGAGATAGCATGTCAACAATGGGTTTGCAAAATGGGAATAATGCTCCTGATATCTCTTCTATTTCTACACTGCCAATTCATCTGCAGGAGTCTAAGGCAGATCTACAGTGCCAAATAACTTCAATTAGAAGTAATGCTggacaaataattaataatgccCCGCAAGGGTGGGATGACCAAAGGCAAGATTCTATGTACCACTCAAATGCTGTACATAGCTCAGTAAACACTGCAAATCCTATTCCTGGCACTGGCACTCTAATGGGCCATAGTTTAGACCCAAAGAACACAATTTTTCACAGAACCACAAGCTTCAATTCAACGAGACaaacaaattttattgatatgcCATTGATGAAGCATAATGACGTTGAAAATTTGTCCATGGAGATACTAATGAGATCAAATGAAGGGTATGTTATGGCCCAACAGAAGCTACAGAGCAGTTATGTTTCTGATAACTTTGGCTCCTTGGAAGATTTGGCAAATGTAATGGTGAAACAG GAGCAAGATAAGGCGGGATTAACAGAAGGAGAATTCCAGTGCGGTGCTTATTCTCTTAGGACATGCATGTAA